CGGGGCGCTGACCTGGTGGCGACGTCGCAGGAGTTCCTGCAGGCGTCGTGGGCGGCGAGCGCGGGCGGCGGCGAGGCGCCGATCGACGTGGGCGCGGCCTCGCTCTGGTCGATCGCGGACGTACGGGACCGGGCGCGCGAGCTGGGGATGATGTGGTGGTCCGTATCGCCGTTCGCCGCCGATGACGCGGACCTGGACGAAGACACCCTCAAGCTGGGGATGCACGCTCCGGAGACGTACCGCGGGGACACCGCGCGGGCGCTCGCCGACACCAAGGGGTGGCTGGCCGACGGCTGGCGGGTCGTGTACGTCACCGAGGGGCACGGGCCGGCCGCCCGTACCGTCGAAGTCCTCGGCGGAGAGGGCATCGCGGCCCGACTCGACGCAGAACTGGGGGAGTTGACGCCCTCTGTGGTGCATGTGGCGTGCGGTGCGATCGACTTCGGGTTCATCGACCCGGACCTGAAGGTCGCCGTACTGACCGAGACCGACCTCACCGGCCAGCGCACCGCCACCAAGGACCTGGGCCGGATGCCCACGCGCCGGCGCAAGACCATCGACCCGCTGACGCTGGAGGCCGGGGACTACATCGTCCACGAGCAGCACGGCGTCGGCCGCTACGTCGAGATGGTCCAGCGCACCGTGCAGGACGCGACGCGCGAGTACCTGCTCGTCGAGTACGCGCCTGCCAAGCGCGGGCAGCCCGGTGACCGGCTCTACATCCCCACCGATCAGCTGGAGCAGGTCACCAAGTACGTCGGCGGCGAGGCCCCGACCCTGCACCGGCTCGGCGGCGCGGACTGGACCAAGACCAAGGCGCGCGCCAAGAAGGCCGTCAAGGAGATCGCCGCCGACCTGATCAAGCTGTACTCGGCGCGGATGGCGGCCCCCGGGCACGCCTTCGGTCCCGACACGCCCTGGCAGCGGGAGCTGGAGGACGCCTTCCCGTACGCGGAGACGCCCGACCAGCTCTCCACGATCGCCGAGGTCAAGGAGGACATGGAGAAGACGGTCCCGATGGACCGCCTGGTCTGCGGCGACGTCGGGTACGGCAAGACGGAGATCGCGGTGCGGGCCGCGTTCAAGGCCGTGCAGGACGGGAAGCAGGTCGCTGTTCTCGTACCGACGACGCTGCTCGTGCAGCAGCACTTCGGTACGTTCACCGAGCGCTACTCCCAATTCCCGGTTGTCGTGCGGGCGTTGAGCCGATTCCAGACCGACAGTGAGGCGAAGGCCGTCCTTGAGGGGCTGAAGGACGGGTCGATCGACCTCGTCATCGGCACGCATCGGCTCTTCTCCTCCGAGACGAAGTTCAAGGACCTCGGGCTCGTCATCGTCGACGAGGAGCAGCGCTTCGGCGTCGAGCACAAGGAGCAGCTGAAGAAGCTCCGCGCCAATGTGGACGTCCTGACGATGTCCGCGACCCCGATCCCCAGGACCCTGGAGATGGCGGTCACCGGCATCCGCGAGATGTCGACGATCACCACGCCGCCGGAGGAGCGCCACCCGGTGCTGACCTTCGTCGGTCCGTACGAGGAGAAGCAGATCGGCGCCGCCATCCGGCGTGAACTGCTGCGCGAGGGCCAGGTCTTCTACATCCACAACCGGGTCGAGTCGATCGACCGGGCCGCGGCGAGGCTGCGCGAGATCGTGCCGGAGGCGCGCATCCAGACCGCGCACGGACAGATGGGCGAGACGGCCCTGGAGCAGGTCGTCGTCGACTTCTGGGAGAAGAAGTTCGACGTGCTGGTCTCGACGACGATCGTCGAGTCGGGCATCGACATCTCCAACGCCAACACCCTCATCGTCGAGCGCGGCGACAACTTCGGGCTTTCGCAACTCCACCAGCTGCGCGGACGCGTGGGCCGTGGCCGCGAGCGCGGCTACTCCTACTTCCTGTACCCGCCGGAGAAGCCGCTGACCGAGACCGCGCACGAGCGGCTCGCGACGATCGCCCAGCACACCGAGATGGGCGCGGGCATGTACGTGGCGATGAAGGACCTGGAGATCCGCGGCGCGGGAAACCTGCTCGGCGGCGAGCAGTCCGGGCACATCGCGGGCGTCGGCTTCGACCTGTACATCCGCATGGTGGGCGAGGCCGTGGCCGACTACCGCTCGGCCGTCGACGGGACCGAGGAGGAGGAAGCGCCCCTCGAGGTCAAGATCGAGCTGCCGGTCGACGCACACGTCCCGCACGACTACGCGCCCGGCGAGCGGCTGCGCCTCCAGGCCTACCGGGCCATCGCGTCGGCCACCACCGAGGACGACGTCAAGGCCGTACGCGAAGAGCTCACCGACCGCTACGGCAAGCTGCCCGAGCCGGTCGAGAACCTCCTCCTGGTCGCGGGTCTGCGGATGCTGGCGCGTGCGTGCGGGGTCGGCGAGATCGTGCTGCAGGGTCCCAACATCCGCTTCGCACCGGTGGAGTTGAGGGAGTCGCAGGAGCTGCGGCTCAAGCGGCTCTATCCGCGGACCGTCATCAAGCCGACCGTCCACCAGATCCTGGTGCCGCGTCCGACGGCGGGGAAGATCGGCGGGAAGCCGGTCGTCGGCCGTGAACTCCTGGCCTGGACGGGGGAGTTCCTGGCGACGATCCTGGGGTCGTAACCGGGCGCGGGGGAGCGGGCATGGGGGAGGGGCGGACGATGCAGGGACGCGACGGGCCGAAGACGATCGTGGTGCGCATCGCGGTCGCCGCGGTGCTGGTGCTCACCATCGGGTTCCTGTCCTGGGCGGCGATGCTGCGGCTGGCGATCCTGCGCCGGACGCGGCGGGACTGGCTGCTGTTCTGGGCCTCGGCGGTGGTGACCGTGGTGTGCGTGGCGATGCTGGAGGAGCGCTTCAAGGACAGCTGGGTCTCCAACACCGGGATGATCGTGCTCCTGGTGCAGATGGCCGCGGTCGCCGTCCACTACGTCGTCGCCGACACCCGCTTCCACCGGAACCCGGTGTGGGCGCCGGGGTTGTACATTCCGCCACCGGCGCGCACCGGGCAGTCCATCGAGCTCCGGCGCGCCGAGCTGGACGAACTGTCGCAGTACCTCCGGAAGGATGGCAGCGGCCGTTGACCCGCATAGGGTGTCGGACATGCGTCGACTCGGGATACGTACCGCACTTGTCTTCTGCACCGTCAGTTCGGTTGCCCTCATCGCGGGGTGCGAGTCCACGACGGTGGGCGGGACCACCGGCGGGGCTCCGGGCACGGGGGCCCCGGCCGGAACGTACGGCACCAGTCCGCTCGACAATCCGGACGGTACGAAGCCGGGTCTGGCCCCGCTGACCTCCGCGGCCGACAAGGCGGCGGCCCGGAAGATCATCGAGAAGGTGGCCACCAAGGGGCGCGGTCCCAAGACCGGTTACGACCGGGACAAGTTCGGCAGCGCCTGGCTGGACACGGCCGACGGAGTGCCGCTGGCCCGCAACGGGTGCGACACCAGGAACGATCTGCTGAAGCGGGACGGCAAGGACCTCACGTACCGCGGGACGAAGAAGTGCGTCGTGATGTCGATGACGCTGAACGACCCGTACACCGGCAAGCCGATCGACTGGAAGAAGGCGAAGGCGTCGATCGTCCAGATCGACCATGTGATGCCGCTGTCCTACGACTGGCAGATGGGCGCCGCCCGCTGGGACACCGCCAAGCGCAAGCAGATCGCCAACGATCCGCTCAACCTGATCCCGGTGGACGGGCCTTCGAACGGTTCCAAGAGCGACTCGGGTCCGGCGTCCTGGCTGCCCCCGTACAAGCCGATCCGCTGCTCCTACGCGGTGCGCTTCGCGCAGGTCTCGCTGAAGTACGGGCTGCCGGTGACGGCTCCCGACAAGGCGACGATGCTCACCCAGTGCGGGGGCTGATCCCCTCAGCCCCCGCACCTTCCCAGGTCCCCCCTGGCTTGTGGTGGTGCTGGTTCCGCTAGTTCCCCAGGTCCACGATGTCCTTCTTGGCCGGGGCCTTGGCGCCGACCGGCTTGTCGAAGCCGGAGAAGGCGAGCGTGGACGGCTGGTCGCCGCCGGCGACGGTGAGCTTCAGGAGATAGGGCGTGCCCTCGGTGGCGACGTGCATCGTGTACGTCTCCTTGCCGTCCTTCTCCGTGAGCGTGGCCGCCTTCTGGCCGTCGACCGTGGTGTCCTTGCCCTTCTCGGCCGCCGTGTCGGTGGGGTCGAAGGTGCCGAGCAGCTCGTCGATGCTGCACATGGAGGCGAGGTCCTTGATGTCCGCGTCGGACGAGGTCGTCTTCACCCAGTGGCCGACGAGCATCTTCACCGCCGCGTCGGTGTCGGCCTTCGCCTCGCCCTTGCTCTGTGAACGCAGCAGCTTCTCGTCGTAGCTCATGTAGACGGTCTTTCCCGTCTTGATGAGGCCCATGGAGCCCTGGCCGTCGAGCCCTATGGAGCCCTTGCAGTCGCCCTTGCGGTCGATGGCCAGGTCGACGGTGATGTCGCCTTCCTTGGGGTCGCTGACGTTGCCCTTCACGGTGAAGGAGGTGGCGGCCCTGTTGGCCTTGATCGCCTTGGTGGCGAGGTCGCCGCCGTCGCCCTCGCCCGAGAAGGGGTTGCAGGCGGTGAGGGCCGCTGCGGCGGTGAGGCAGAGGGCGGTCGTGGCGAGGGTGCGGCGCATGGTGGATTTCCCCCCAAGGGAAAGGTGTGTCGGTGGTGTCGGGGTGATCAGAATTCGCTGTTGGTGATCGTCTCGCCGGTGGCGTCGTAGACGGTGACGAGACCGTTCTTGCTGTGCTTCCAGTCCTTGAAGGCCGAAGTGATCAGCTCGGAGGGGGCTGCGCCCTCGCCCATCAGTCCGCCGGTGAAGTCGGTGTAGATGTCGGCGGTGTCCATGATGTCGTTCTGCTTGTCGGCACCCTGGACCTTGGTGATGTGGGTGACGGCGGCCTTCTCCTTGGCGGAGCCGTTCTTGTTCACGAACGCCTTGAACTGGTCGGCCTGGGAGCCTGCCGCCTTCTTCTCGGGCTGCTTCGAGGTCTTCTTGTCCGCCTTCTTGCCGGCGGTGTCGGAGACCGAAGTGCCCTTGTCGGAGGAGCTGTTGCTGCCCTTGTCGTCGGTCGCCGCCGAGCAGGCGCTGATGACGACGATGCCCGCGACGACGCCCAGTGCGACCTTGGCCTTGATGCCCATGGCTGTTCTCCCCCGCTTGTGAACCGGCTCCGTGTGAACCGATGGGTCAATAGAAGCAGTGACTGTGAACCGAGTCAACACGGTTCACGGGTTTTCTTGGGTTCACGCTGTGAAGGGGGTTCTGCTCGACGTACGGCTATGCTTGGCGCCACAGACGTACGAGGGGAGCAGCCGCATGCCGGAGAGCACGGCAGAGGTGACCGCCGCCGGGATCGCCCGGCTCGCGGGAGTGGGCAGGGCGGCCGTCAGCAACTGGCGGCGCCGGCACGCCGACTTCCCCAAGCCGGTCGGCGGCACCGAGACCAGCCCCTCCTTCGCGCTCCCCGAGGTCGAGCAGTGGCTCCGCGACCA
The sequence above is drawn from the Streptomyces sp. NBC_01465 genome and encodes:
- the mfd gene encoding transcription-repair coupling factor, producing the protein MSLHGLLDATAKDPALAEAVKAATDGHRMHVDLVGPPAARPFAVAALARETGRTVLAVTATGREAEDLAAALRSLLPEDGVAEYPSWETLPHERLSPRSDTVGRRIAILRRLAHPSKDDPAAGPISVIVAPVRSVLQPQVQGLGDLEPVALRSGQSADLGEITAALAAAAYARVELVEKRGEFAVRGGILDVFPPTEEHPLRVEFWGDEVEEIRYFKVADQRSLEVAEHGLWAPPCRELLLTDQVKERAAALAEAHPELGELLGKIAEGIAVEGMESLAPVLVDDMELLIDVLPAGSMSVVCDPERVRTRGADLVATSQEFLQASWAASAGGGEAPIDVGAASLWSIADVRDRARELGMMWWSVSPFAADDADLDEDTLKLGMHAPETYRGDTARALADTKGWLADGWRVVYVTEGHGPAARTVEVLGGEGIAARLDAELGELTPSVVHVACGAIDFGFIDPDLKVAVLTETDLTGQRTATKDLGRMPTRRRKTIDPLTLEAGDYIVHEQHGVGRYVEMVQRTVQDATREYLLVEYAPAKRGQPGDRLYIPTDQLEQVTKYVGGEAPTLHRLGGADWTKTKARAKKAVKEIAADLIKLYSARMAAPGHAFGPDTPWQRELEDAFPYAETPDQLSTIAEVKEDMEKTVPMDRLVCGDVGYGKTEIAVRAAFKAVQDGKQVAVLVPTTLLVQQHFGTFTERYSQFPVVVRALSRFQTDSEAKAVLEGLKDGSIDLVIGTHRLFSSETKFKDLGLVIVDEEQRFGVEHKEQLKKLRANVDVLTMSATPIPRTLEMAVTGIREMSTITTPPEERHPVLTFVGPYEEKQIGAAIRRELLREGQVFYIHNRVESIDRAAARLREIVPEARIQTAHGQMGETALEQVVVDFWEKKFDVLVSTTIVESGIDISNANTLIVERGDNFGLSQLHQLRGRVGRGRERGYSYFLYPPEKPLTETAHERLATIAQHTEMGAGMYVAMKDLEIRGAGNLLGGEQSGHIAGVGFDLYIRMVGEAVADYRSAVDGTEEEEAPLEVKIELPVDAHVPHDYAPGERLRLQAYRAIASATTEDDVKAVREELTDRYGKLPEPVENLLLVAGLRMLARACGVGEIVLQGPNIRFAPVELRESQELRLKRLYPRTVIKPTVHQILVPRPTAGKIGGKPVVGRELLAWTGEFLATILGS
- a CDS encoding HNH endonuclease family protein, giving the protein MRRLGIRTALVFCTVSSVALIAGCESTTVGGTTGGAPGTGAPAGTYGTSPLDNPDGTKPGLAPLTSAADKAAARKIIEKVATKGRGPKTGYDRDKFGSAWLDTADGVPLARNGCDTRNDLLKRDGKDLTYRGTKKCVVMSMTLNDPYTGKPIDWKKAKASIVQIDHVMPLSYDWQMGAARWDTAKRKQIANDPLNLIPVDGPSNGSKSDSGPASWLPPYKPIRCSYAVRFAQVSLKYGLPVTAPDKATMLTQCGG